The following DNA comes from Phytohabitans rumicis.
CCGACGAGGACGACCAGGATCGCCGCGGTGATGGCGAGCCCGACCACCGGGTCGGCCCAGCGCCAGCCGAGCGCGAGTCCGCCGGCGCTGACCAGTACGCCCAGCGACGTGAAGCCGTCCGTACGGGCGTGCAGCCCGTCCGCCACCAGCGCGGCCGACCCGATCCGCCGGCCGACCCGGATCCGGTACCGGGCCACGATCTCGTTTCCGGCGAACCCGAGCACGCCGGCCAGCGCCACCGCCGGCAGGTGGCTGACGTCGGTCGGGTCCAGCAGCCGGCGTACCGCCTCGATGCCGGCCACCACCGCGGAGGCCGCGATGAAGACGACGATCACGATGCCGGCCAGGTCTTCGGCCCGGCCGAAGCCGTACGTGTAGCGCCGGGTGGGCGGCCGCCGCCCGACCAGGAACGCGATGGCCAGCGGCACGGCGGTCAGCGCGTCCGCGACGTTGTGCAGCGTGTCGCCGAGCAGCGCCACCGAGCCGGACCAGACCACCACGACGGCCTGCAGGGCGGCCGTGACGCCGAGGACCGCCAGCGAGATCCAGACCGCGCGGATGCCCTCCCGGCTGGCCTCCAGCGCGGCGTCCACCTGCTCGTGCGTGTCGTGGGTATGCGGGCGCACGGCGTGCCGTACGCGATGGAACCACCCATGCCGGTGCATGGCTTCATCCTGCTACACGCGGGTGATCCGCACCGCGTCTGCGATCACGTAGCCTGTGGCCGTCGTCCACCGGCTGACCGCCACGACCGTCTGCGCGCCGGCCGCCAGCGAGAACGTGCCGAGCGACGCCCAGGCCCCGCCGCCGGTGCTCTGGTCCACCCGGACGACCTGGCTGCCGCCCGACGCGTACACGATGAAGGGCGTCGAGGTGTTGTAGCCGGCGATGCCGGGGTACCACGCCTCCACCTGGTACGACCCGGCCGCGGGGATCGTCGCCGCGTACGTGGCCAGGTCGCTGACCTCCTCGGGTTGGCGTACCGGTAGTTCTCGCCGTACCGCTCGGCGGAGTACGACGAGGTGAGCCAGTTGGCGCCGGCCGCGAAGCCGCTGGAGGTGTTGTCGACGATCGTGCTCCAGTCCGGCGTGGTGCCGTTCAGCGCGGCCGCGACGTCGGTACGCAGCTGCGGCAACCGGGCGTACAGCACGTCGCCGGGGCAGGCCGTCGCGTTGTAGTCGCGGTGCCCGAAGATCTGCGTCGCCGCGATGCCGTACTGGTCGCAGATGTACGCGCAGAGCTGCACCAGCTTGTCGTACAGCGCGGCGGGCGGGGTGGCGGTCGTGTAGAGGCCCTGGTTCTCGATGCCGACCGCGGTGGAGTTCTGTCCGCTGGTGTGCGCGCCGACGACCGCGCCGCTGCCCTCCTGGAGCAGCTCCAGGCTGCGGTGCCGGCCCTCCATCGCGTGGCCGCCGCGACTGATCGTGAAGTGCTGCCCGCTGTCGATCCAGCCCCGGTCGAAGTGCCACTGCTGGATCTCGCGCGCGTGGGCGTACGCCGCCGCCAGTGAGTAGTCGGTCACGTTCGCGCTCGCGGTGTGGTGCACGATGATCTTGTTGGGGTTGGCCGCGACCGTGCTGATCGTGCCCTGTGCCGCCGCCGCGCCCCAGGTGGCGCAGCTCGCGATCGTGGGCGCGGCCACGGCCAGCGCCTGCGACGGGATGGCGATGCCTCCCGTTGCGGCGCCGACACCGATAGCCACCGCGCCGCGCATGACGTCCCGCCGAGAGAGGGGGTAGCTCATGGGGTGGTACCTCCAGGGGTTTGAAGGTTTCTTCTACGCATTCACCTCATGTTCGTAAGTTTCCTACCATGCGATCGACGCCCGCCGCTAGAGCCAAAAATGATCTAGGGCAAATCCGGGTGAGCGGATTTGCCCTAGATCGATGAGAGAAGCGACGTTAGTCCCGCGGGGGTTGCCTGCCTCGTGCAGGGCCTTCAGCGCCTCGGTGTAGGACCTGAGGACGCTGGCCTCTTCGTACGTGATGTCGCGCTCGGCGCAGAACGCCCGCACGATGGGCTGGGCCTTGCGGAGATTCGCCCTGGGCATGCTCGGGAAGAGGTGGTGCTCGATCTGGTAGTTCAGCCCGCCGAGCGCGAAGTCGACCACCCGCCCGCCGCGCACGTTGCGCGACGTCAGCACCTGCTTACGGAGGTAGTCCAGGTCGTCGTCGGCGGTGAGCACCGGCATGCCCTTGTGGTTGGGGGCGAACGAGCATCCCATGTAGACGCCCCACAGTCCCTGATGGATCGCGATGAACAGCAGGGCCTTTCCGGGCGACAGCACCGTGAAGACGACCCCCGCGTACGTCACCAGGTGCACCACCAGCAGCACCGCCTCCAGGCGCCGGTGCCGCATCGGGGTGTTGAACAGCGCCCGCACGCTCGCGTAGTGCAGGTTGAGCCCTTCCAGCGTCAGCAACGGGAAGAACATGTACGCCTGCCACCGCGCCATCCACCGGCCGAAACCCCGGCGCGCCAACGCCTGCTCATGTGTCCACACCAGAGCGCCCGCGCCGACGTCCGGGTCCTCGTCCTCGTGGTTCGGGTTCGCGTGGTGCCGGGTGTGCTTGTCGACCCACCAGCCATAGCTCAGACCGACCGCCAGGTTGCCCGCGATCAGGCCGGCCGCCTCGCTGCGCCCCCGGGTGCGAAACATCTGCTTGTGCCCGGCGTCGTGGCCCAGGAAGGAAACCTGGGTGGTGGCCACGGCGACGAACACCGCCACCAGCGCCTGCCACCACGAGTCGCCGACCAGGAAGAACGCGACCCATCCCCCGACGAAGGCCGCGCCGGTGACCGCGATCTTCGCCGCGTACCACCCCGGTCGGCGGGCCAACAGCCCGGCCGCATTGATCTGCTTCGACAACTGTGCATAGTCACTGCCGCGTTTGAGGGCAGGCTCTGCCACCGCGCTGACCGTCATGCCTCTCCTTTGCGCCGTCGGGGGCTCTTCGCCCCGACGAGGTCGGCGAGGCGCTGTCATCAAGTCTGCTGACCATACTGGCGCTGGGTAACCCTGAAAACCCCCGTAAGTGGGGTAGGGCTAGCGCTACCACGCGGTCACGTCATCCGGCCGACCGTGTCACGCAGCCGCACCATGTCGCGCCGCCGCCGCTCATACGTCATGGCGAGGCCGATCAGGACAAAACCGCCAGCCGCCAGAAACACCCAGCGAGGTAACAAATCCCACACCCGGACCAGCTCGTGCAGCGCGACGCCCACCACCGTCACGCCGCCGACGACGACCGGGGCCTGCAACCGCAACACCGAGCCGGCCAGCACGACCGCGACGGCGCCGGCGCCGAGGAGCAGCCGCCGCGCGGGTTCGTCCGCGCCGACGAGGACGGCGGCGAGGCTGGGAAACAGCCCGGCGGCCAGCCCCGGCCCGTACGCCAGCCAGCTCGACCGCTCCGGCCGCGTCCGCACCGCGTACCAGCCCAGCGCCAGCGCGACGCCCGCCGCCGGCAGGGTGTACGCCTCGGTCGTCCCGACATCCCACGCGGCCAGCCGGAACCACCACGCCAGCACCTGGCTACCCGCCGCGACCACGGCCAGGACGAGCCGCCGCTCGGTGCGCCACAGCGCCCGCGCGCCCACGCACAGCCCCCACAGCGTGCACACCCCGGCGGCGTACAGCAGGTGGCCGGTGGTCAGCAGGAGCGCCACGGCGGCGGCGCCGTTCGCCGCGATGTCCAGCGCCCGCGCCTCCCCGGGCGGCGCGCGGCCAGGACGCCGCCGAGCGCAAGCGCCGCGGCCGCCACCGCCAGCACCGCGAACCCACCCGAGCGCCACGGCAGGTCGCCCGCCCGGATCGCGGCCACCGCGAAGGTCACCCCCGCGACGACCGTGACGGGCCACGCCGTGGTCCGAGCGGCAGGAGTACGCCCAGCCACACCGACCGCCGCGGCGGCGATGACCGTGAGTCCCAGCGCGCCGAGCGTGGTGCCCTCGGTGGCCAAGCTCCCCGCGATCCCCGCCAGCGCCAGCACCACCCCTGTCCCTGTTAGCAAGGGACCCTTGCTATGCAAAAAGCGATAAGAAGGTGCCCTTCCTTGCACCAACCCCAGGCCCAGCGCGAGCGTGACCGCCGGAACCGCCGGCCAGGGTGCGTCCGCGGCGGCGAGGGCCACCGGCACCGCCACGGCGGCCAGCGGCACCGCCCACATCGGACGGACGGCGCCCACCGCGACCGCCACCAGGATCAGCGCAACGGCGGCGCTAGCGGTCACCGACCACCCGCCGGAGGGCGCTCCCTCCCAGGTCCGCCCCAGCCACGCGTACGGCTCGCCGAGCGTCTCCCACAGCGCCGGCGCGATCTCGACGAGAACCACCGCGCCCAGCGGCACGAGCAACCAGGCCCACGCGCGGCCCCGAACACGCGGAGATACCCGCTGATCAACTCTGAGTAGCGCGACGGCGGCCACGATGAGCCCAGCCGCGACGGGCGCCGCCACGGATGGGGCTTGCCAGGCGAAGGCCGACACCGTCGACGCGGCTATGGCGCCGCCGTAGGCCACCCAGGCGACCACGCGCAGCGGGCCGGACAGGCGCCACGCCAGCACGAGGTCCACTGTGGCCAGTGCGGCGAAGGTCAGCGCGAAGCCGAAGGCGTCCAGGGACGCGTCGGCGGCCAGCAGCGGCGCCACCGGTTGGATGGCGACCAGCGCGGCGTACCTCGGGCCGGTCAGCCCGGTGAGTCGCGCGTAGCCCGCCGCCACCGCCGCGGTCACCCCGGCGACCAGCGCGGCGTAGCGGTTGCCCGGCCAGGCGCCGAGGCCGAAGAGGTTGACGTACCAGGCGGCGTATCCGTCGAGGACCACCAGCAGCACTCCCACGGCGGCGAACGTCTCCGCGGTGGCCACCAGCTGCCGACGCAGCGCCAGCAGCGGAGCGCTCAGCGCGAACGCGGTCACCACGGCGAGGATGACCGCCCGGCCGCCCACCCCGTACGCGGCCCACGCCACCGCGGTGAACACGATCGCCGCCGTGCCGAGCAGAAGGCCGCCGAGGATGAAGAGCAGGTTCTGCACGGTACGCGTGGACGCCTCCGGCCGGGGCGGCGCGGCGGGCCCGGTGCCGGCGGGCGGCAGGATGATGGGCGCGACCCGGGCGCGTACCCGGGCGGCGAGTTCGTTACGGCGCAACTGGGCCGCGCGCAGGTTGGCGCCGAGCGCGGCGATCTCACTGTCGAGGCGGATCACCTCGGCCGCGTCCGGATCGGCCGCCCGACCGCAGCCGGGACAGCCGGTCTCCAGGCTCGCGGTGGCGCGGCAGGCGGGACACGGGTACGTCACACCTGCATAGTGCCCCGCACCGGCACGTTCGCGGGAGAGTGCGCGTACTCAGTGCCTGGTCTGCTCGAACACCCAGTTCTGGTACGCCGGGTGGCCGCTGCCCACGGTGAAGACGAGGATCTCGGGCACGTCGTACGGATGCGCCACGCGCACGTGGTCCACCAGCGCCTCGACCCGATCGGGCGAGGTCTTGAACTGCACCGACCACTCCTGTGCGGTCTCCACCCGGCCGTCCCACCAATACGTGCTGGCGACCGGGCCGCCAACCTGTGCGGACGCGGCCAAGCGCCCCGCAACCGCCGCTGCGGCGAGCACATCCGCCACCGATCTCGCGTCTACGACAGTCGTCACCAGACAGATCTGCTCCACGGAGCCGACAGTACGCGTTCCGTGTTGCATCCGTTACGTGCGATGGGCTTCGATCCACTCATCGATATGCGCCCACCAGTCATACAGCCAGCTGATGCGCTCTTCGCGATCTTTGGGTACTTCCTCCGGCGGCACCGACCAGAAACGCATGACGAGACGCTTGTCCATTGGAAGTTCCCGCCAGATATCGGAAACGGTCAGCATCCGGTCGAGACCGGTGTGCGCGACGAAGATGACTCCCGCGTCCGGGGCGGCATCGAGCGCGGCGAGCACCCCGCCGGGCTGTGGTGCCAACACGTTTCGCATGCCCTCGGCGCGTACCGCCATCTCCTCGTGGCCGCGGGCGCGCAGCCGCTCGATGGCCCGCACCCGGCGGCGTGGGGTGAAGTTGCCGCCCTCCGGAAAGATGACGAAGGCGTCGTTGTGGTCCAGCCCGGTGACCAGGTTGCCGATCTGCTCCTCAATGGACTCACCGGAGGTGCGGCCGGGCGCGATGAAGCGGCTGGGCAACCGGTTGAGCATCACGTCGATGGCCGGATCCCACTGCAGCGATTCCTTCAGCACGATGCGCGGCTCGCGGTCGTACCAGTTGACGAGCGCGTGGATGAGGATGAACGAGTCGCCCGGACCGGCATGGCGGCACAGCACGAGCTCGGGACGGCCGGGCGCGGCGGTGTCCGGGTCGGTGCCGACCACGTCGATGCGTACCCGCAGCGCCCACTGGCCCTGCCAGAAAAGCGCGCTGAGAAAGCGTCCGGTCAGCACGTAGTGCACGCGCTGGAAGCCGGGCGAGCGCACCTTCCAGCCGAAGCCCGACGCCACCCAGAGCGCGAAGAGCGTGATGAGCGCGGCGGCGTCCCACACCACGTAGACCGCGCCGATCCACAGGAGACGGAGGATGCGCAGGCGCCCGGGCACCAGCCAGGAGGCGACCGCGGACAGCAGCAGCCACACCGGCAGCGTGGCCACGGCGAGCAACGCGAAGGCCACCATCGCCGGTCCGAATAGGACGCGGCGCACCCAGCGGGGCGGCAGCCGCATCACGCTCCGTTCACATAGGACTGTAGGTACCGCCGCGAGGCCGTGTAGGCGCGGCTGATCCGGCGCCCGACGGCGGCCATGTCCCGGTACGCCCAGGGCGTGTCGTCGCGCGGATCGCCGCCGCCGGTCGGCAGCACATGCACGTCCACATCGTCCGGCAGCGCCGCCATCTCCCGGGCGAAGCGGTGCCGCCGGGCGATCTCGAACGCCACCTGAGCCACCTCCCAGGGCCGGCGCGGCGGGCTGAGCGGCCGCTCAATGCGCCCGACCTGGAGCACGAAGATCTGCTTCGCGCCGGCGAACACGGCCTCCCCGACCGGGATCGAGTTGACGATGCCGCCGTCCACGAAGTGCTCGCCGTTGACCTCGGCCGGCGGCAGCAGACCGGGCACCGCGGCCGAGGCCAGCACGGCGTCCACCACCGGGCCGCTGTCGAACCAGTGCTCGGCGGCGCGTTCAATGCTCGCCGCGCAGCACCGGAACGGCACCTTCAGCTCCTCGAACCGGGTCACCTCGCCAAGCTCCCGCTCCAGCAGCCGGCGCAGCGGCCGCGGCGAGTGCAGGTGCGTACGGGCGGCGAAGCGGCGCAACTGCCGGGCCACCGAGTCGCCATACACGTCACTCGCCTCCGGGGAAGCCCACAGACGGACGAGGCGCTCGGTGACCGACTCGGTCGGTTCGGCCGCCACGAGGGCACCGTTGACCGCCCCGATGGAGGTACCGATGACAAGATCGGGGCGAATGCCGGCCCGGAAGAGGGCACGGAGCATGCCGACCTCGACGGCCCCCAGCACACCGCCGCCCCCGAGCACGAATGCCACCGGACCGCTGACCATGAGGTTCATCCTGGCACGGGTCCGTGTCCGTATAAGTGAAGGGAGGTGGACATCGATGTCAGTTACCCGCGATGGCGGTTAGAACACAGAAAGTTCGGTTACGTAACAAGGCGTTGACAGCACGTCCCGATTCACGGAGCCTGATACGACCTTCCCACCCCAGGCAGGTGCCACAACGATGCCAGCGCCACAGGTGACAGCCTCGCTCCAGCCCGGCGGTCTGCTCGCCCGCAGGTACCGGCTGATCGACAACATCGGTGCGGGCGGCATGTCGGTCATCTGGCGCGCCCGTGACGAGGTGTTGGACCGGGTCGTCGCGGTCAAGGTGCTCGCGCCGTCGCTGGCCGCGGACAGCAAGTTCCGCGACATGGTACGGGAAGAGGCGCGCGCCGCCGCCCAGCTCGTGCACCCGCACGTCACGTCGGTGCACGACTACGGCGAGGAGATCGCGCCAGACGGCACGGTCACCGCGTTCGTGGTGATGGAGCTGCTGGCCGGCGAGGAGTTGGAGGCGCGGCTGACCGAGGGTCCGCTGCCCTGGGCCGAGGCCATCGAGGTCTGTGCCCAGGTCGCCGAGGCGCTCGCGGCCGCGCACCGGCTCGGCATCGTCCACCGCGACGTCACCCCCGCCAACATCATGATGACCTCCGTCGGCGCCAAGGTGCTGGACTTCGGCATCGCCACCCACGTCGGGGCGCCGGACGAGGACGAGGAGGGCGACACGTTCGGCACGCCGGCGTACGTGGCCCCGGAGCGGCTCGACGGCAAGACGGCCCAGCCCGCCACCGACACGTACTCCCTCGGCGTGCTCCTCTTCGAGACGCTCACCGGGCGGACGCCGTACCCGGCGGACACCTGGGAAGACCTGACCGTGGCGCTGGAGACGCCGGAGGTGCCGCGCCTGGTCGGGGTGCCCGGGCTGCCGCCCGCGGTCGCCGAGGTCTGCCACCGGTGCCTGGCCCGCAACCCGCGCGACCGGCCCACCGCCCGGCAGGTCGGCGAAACGCTGCGCGACCAGCTCCTGCCGTCCGACCCGCAGGCGCTGACCATGCTGTCGCCCACGGTGACGCTGCCCACCATCGTCCTGCCGCCCGCCCCGGCCCCGGTCAAGGAGCCGGCCGAAGAGCTGCCGGCCGAATGGCGCCCCGCGCACCGGCCGCGGCGCCACATCCTGCGCAACCGCATCGTGGTCGCGGCAGCCGCGTCAGCGGTCGCGGTGCTCGTCGCCGTACTCGTGCGTGGGACGCTCGGCGACCCGACGTCGCCACCGCAGGGCCGGCTGGCGACGGCGCCCGCGGAAGCCACGACGGCGCCGCCGGTGGCCGCGACGCCGACCACCCCCGCCCCGACCCCCTCGCCCGACGCGCGCCCGCTCGCCCCACCGGAGTCCCAGCCGCCACCGACACAGGCCGAGCGGCCGACCGTGCGGGAGGCGATGACAACGATTGACCAGCTCATCACCGAGGGACTCAACAGCGGCGGCATCCGCCGCGACGCCGGCCAGGACCTGCGCAACCTCGTGCACAACCTGGAGTCCCGGCTGGTCAGCGGCCCGACCGACCTGACCGAGCCGGTGCGCGACCTGCGCGAAAAGGTCAGCCGCCGCGTCCTGGAGGGCTCCATCACCCGCGAGTACGGCGACGCGCTCGACGCCGCGCTCGCGCAGCTCTCGACGGCGGACCAGGGTTAGGTTAGGGCAGGGCGTTCAGGAAGGGTTCGTGGCTGTTCTTGAACTCCCAGCCGTAGTACCGGTCCCAGTTGATCGACCAGGTCATCAGGCCACGGAAGTTGGGGTTGGTGCCGCTGCGCGGGGCGTACGAGCCGCAGCTCTGCCCCCGGACCAGGCAGTTGACCGCCTGCTGCACGCCGGCCGGCGCCACGTACCCGTTGCCGGCGCCGACCGCGGCGGGCGTGCCGAACGCCACCTGGTCCTCGCGGAGGGCCGGGAAAACGTTGGCAGCGTTGCCGGCCACCGGGAAGCCGGCGAGCAGCATGTCGGTCATCGCGACGTGGAAGTCGGCGCCACCCATGGTGTGGTATTGGTTGTCCAGCCCCATGATCGGGCCGGAGTTGTAGTCCTGGACGTGCAGGACGGTGATGTCGTTGCGCAGCGCGTAGATCACCGGCAGGTACGACCCGGCGCGCGGGTCCTGCCCGCCGAACGGGCCGGAGCCGTAGAACTGGTAGCCGAGCTGGACGAAGAACGTCTCCGGGGCCATGGTGAGCACGAAGCCGGCGCCGTACCGCTGCTTGAGGGTGCGGATCGCGGAGATGAGGTTGACGATCACCGGCGTGGTCGGGTTCTTGAAGTCGGTGTCGCCGGTGTTGAGCGACAGCGAGTGACCCTCGAAGTCGATGTCCAGCCCGTTGAGGCCGTACCGGTCGATGATCGCGCCGACCGAGCTGACGAAGGCGTCCCGGGCGGCGGTCGTGGTGAGCTGCACCTGGCCGTTCTGGCCGCCGATCGAGATGAGCACCTTCTTGCCCTGCTGCTGCTTGGCCCGGATCGCCGCGATGAACTGCGCCTCGGTCTCCACTCCCGGGCACTCGCTGGCCGGGCACAGCCGGAACCGGATGTCGCCGGACGTCACCGAGGTGGGCTCCCCGAAGGCGAGGTTGACGATGTCCCACTCGGCCGGCACGTCGGCCATCCGCAGGTAGCCGGAGCCGTTGGCGAAGCTGGCGTGCAGGTATCCGATGAGGGCGTGCTTGGGCAGGCCGGTGTTGGGCGGCGGGCTCGTCGGCGGCGGCGTGGTCGGTGGTGGCGTGGTGGGCGGTGCCGTCGTTGTCGGCGGCGCCGTCGTCGGGGTTACCCCGCCGCTACACGGTTGGCCGTTGAGTGTGCAGTTGACCGGCGACCCCGATCCGCTGCCCAGGAACCCGAACGACACCGAGGCACCGGGCGCCACCGTCCCGTTCCAGGACCGGTTCGTGAACGTGTACCGCTGTCCCGACGAGGTCATCAGCGCGTCCCAGTACGTGCCGACCGTGGTGCCCGCGGGCAGGTCGAACACCACCGTCCAGCCGGTGATCGTCGTCGTTCCGCCGTTCGTGACGGTGTACTTGCCCTCCCATCCCGAGCCCCAGTCCGACGTCTTGGTGAACACAGCGGTGGGAGTGGCCGCGGACGCGGCGGGCGCCAGCCAGATCGCGGCGGCGACGGTGATCGCTACGACAACCAGGATCGGGGTACGTCTCATCGATCGATTATTAAGAGTGTTTACAGTAATTGTAAAGACTCTTAGCTAAATCGGATGCGCGCGCCCGAGCGATCGAAGAGGAGCAGCTTGTCGAGCTCGACCGCGACCGTCATCGAGTCGCCGCGCCGGGGCAGCACCGGAGCCGGCACGCGTACGACGACGTCGCTGAGCACCGGCGGCTGGTCGGACGACTCCGGGTCGTACACCGGGTAGAAGCCGTACTCGGTGCGTGCCGTGGCCGGCTGCGACTCCGTACGCCCGTGCGGCATCATCCGGGCCAGCGCCTGCCGGAACGGGTGGCCGGGCGGCGGATCCTCGCCCACCGCGTCGACGAGATGCGTGTCCGGATGTTCGAGCTGCGAGTCGGCCAGCGGCGTGGGCACGATGCCGGTGTCCAGGTGGACGAGGGCCTCGTGGCCCAGGTTCTCCACCAGGCGTACCGAGCCGCGCAGCGCCGGCCCGTCCGCCTCGGCCACCGGGCGCAGGGCATCCGCGCGTACGGCCACGGTCACCCGATCGTTGTGGTGACCGGCGAGGGCACCCGCCGACGGCAGCTCCAGCACCTGCGAGCCCAGGTCGATGACCGCCCGGTCACCGTCCACATAGATGGCTCCCTGCAGCAGGTTGGTGCGCGGCGTACCCAGGAACGCCGCCACGAAGAGGGTGGCCGGATCGCCGTACACCTCGGCAGGCGGACCGATCTGCTGCAGCACGCCGCGGCGCAGGACCGCGACGCGGTCCGCCATCGTCATCGCCTCGGTCTGGTCGTGGGTGACGTAGAGCGTGGTCACCGCGAGGCGCCGGGCCAGCGCGGCCACGTCGGTGCGCAGCTCCGCACGCAGGCCGGCGTCCAGATTGGACAAGGGCTCGTCGAGCAGGAACGCCTGCGGCTCGCGCACGATCGCCCGGGCCATCGCCACCCGCTGCCGCTGCCCGCCGGACAGGTGCCCGGGCAGCCGGTGCAGCAGGTCGGTCACGCCGAGATGCTCGGCGACCTTGGCGACCCGCGCGTCCACCCCGGCCACCGCGTGATGGCCCACCCGCAGCGGGAACCCGATGTTTTGCGCGACGGTCAGGTGCGGGTAGAGCGCGTAGTCCTGGAAGACCATCGCCACCTTGCGGTCGCGCGCGCTCATCTCGTCGACGACCCTTCCGTCGATGAGGACGTGGCCGCTGGTCTCCTGCTCCAGGCCGGCGACCAGGCGCAGGATCGTCGACTTGCCGCACCCGGTCGGGCCGAGCAGCACGAGAAACTCGCCCGACGCGGCCTCGAAGCTCACCCCGTCGACCGCGACGGTGCCGTCGGGAAACACCTTCGTCAGTCGGTCGACGGCGATGGCGACCACGGCGGCTACCTCCCTAGCGCGGGATGGCTCAGCTCACTTTACGACCTCCGTAGGTGGCGGCCAATCTCCTCCTCGGGCGGCGTCCGCTTGACGGTACGGTCCAGCCAGCCGTCCTGGTTGTCGTCGTACCGGACGCGCTCGAAGTAACCGTCGCCGTCCTTGTCGTACTCCGCCGACTCGACGTGCCCGTCGGCGTCGTCGTCGTGGCCGATGATGTCGACGTTGCCGTCCCGGTCGCGGTCGACCAGGATGTCCACGCCGCCGTCGGCCCGCCCGCGCAGGATGTGCTTGTCGTCGTGGCCGTCGCCGTCCATGTCGACCCCGGTGCGGTAACCCTCAGGCACCTCGAAGTCGCCCGCGGCGCCCTGCCCCCGGCCCGCCCCGTCCAGCGCGTCGCCGATCTCGTCGCCGAAGCCGGACAGGCCGCCACCCTGGTAAAGGCCACCCGTGTACACCGTGCCGACCGGTCCGGCGCCACCGTGCGGGGTCGCCGGGCCCAGCTCGCCGTGGCCCACCGGGTACTCGGGCAGTGCCTCGCCGAAGCCGGCCTGGCCCTCGGGGACCACCGGGCCGAACCCGCCGTGGCCCGCCGGCCCGAATACGCCCTGACCCGCCGGCCCGAACTCCGCCTGACCCGCCGGGCCGAAGGCGCTGTGGGCCTGGACCGGGCCGAATCCCTCCGCCGGCTGCGGCGCCCCGGCCTGGCCGATACCGTCGGCGCCATCGGCGAGCCGGTCGCCGATGCCGCCCAGGCTGCCCGCCATGCCGGCGAGCGGCGACAGCATGCCGAACAGGCTCGACTGGTTGGCGCGAACCTCCACGGTGCGCTGCTCAACCGCCTCGCCACCGGCCTGGCTGTGCAGCAGTTGGATCTCGTCCGGGCTGAGCCGGTAGCCGGCGAGCGCGCTGGCGGGATCCGCCGCCAGCGCGGCCGCGAATGCCTGGTCGGTGACCAGGCGCTCGAGTACGGCATCGAAGTCACTCATGCCGCCACGGTAGTACCCTCGGTCGCGCCGTTGAGGATCCACGGCAGGTTGAACTTGCGGAACACGACGGAGAGATGCGAGGTCCCGCCGTCGCCGGAGTGCTCGTCGACCTCGACCAGCGCGCCGACGAAGTAGTCCGCCGTCTTGGCCATGCTGGAGTAGCCGCCCTCGGCCCAGTTACCGCCGCCCAGCCCGGCCCAGTCCGGCAGCGGCGCGTCACTGAGGAATCGGTGGATTGGCCAGGTTTGCCCCTCGTCGTAGCTGATCCGCACATTCATCTTGGTACGGGCCACGGTGCTCGCCGAGTTGAGGAACACGATCCGGGTCGGCGAATCCAGGTTGTACCGCAGGATCGATCCCTGGCAGGCCGGGTCGAGCAGAGTACTGTCCGGCGCCAGCGCGCTGTAGCTCGACGTGATGCTCCCCCGCGCCACCCACCGGCGCTTACCCGTCTCCCACGCATCGGAGACCGCCCGGTCGTTGCGCATGAGCCGGCCGTCCGTCAACTGCAGGACGGTGCCCTCGCTCGTCGCCTCCTGGATCGCGCCGCTCGCGGTGGTGAGGCGCTGCACCTTCCAGGTGGCACCGTGGTCGTCGCTGTAGATGTTGCGGTGCTGCGCCGGGATGACCAACCATCCATTGGTCAGTTGGATGCCCACACCCGGGCCGACCGCGTCCCACGCCCAGACCGCCC
Coding sequences within:
- a CDS encoding chitinase encodes the protein MRRTPILVVVAITVAAAIWLAPAASAATPTAVFTKTSDWGSGWEGKYTVTNGGTTTITGWTVVFDLPAGTTVGTYWDALMTSSGQRYTFTNRSWNGTVAPGASVSFGFLGSGSGSPVNCTLNGQPCSGGVTPTTAPPTTTAPPTTPPPTTPPPTSPPPNTGLPKHALIGYLHASFANGSGYLRMADVPAEWDIVNLAFGEPTSVTSGDIRFRLCPASECPGVETEAQFIAAIRAKQQQGKKVLISIGGQNGQVQLTTTAARDAFVSSVGAIIDRYGLNGLDIDFEGHSLSLNTGDTDFKNPTTPVIVNLISAIRTLKQRYGAGFVLTMAPETFFVQLGYQFYGSGPFGGQDPRAGSYLPVIYALRNDITVLHVQDYNSGPIMGLDNQYHTMGGADFHVAMTDMLLAGFPVAGNAANVFPALREDQVAFGTPAAVGAGNGYVAPAGVQQAVNCLVRGQSCGSYAPRSGTNPNFRGLMTWSINWDRYYGWEFKNSHEPFLNALP
- a CDS encoding serine/threonine-protein kinase, yielding MPAPQVTASLQPGGLLARRYRLIDNIGAGGMSVIWRARDEVLDRVVAVKVLAPSLAADSKFRDMVREEARAAAQLVHPHVTSVHDYGEEIAPDGTVTAFVVMELLAGEELEARLTEGPLPWAEAIEVCAQVAEALAAAHRLGIVHRDVTPANIMMTSVGAKVLDFGIATHVGAPDEDEEGDTFGTPAYVAPERLDGKTAQPATDTYSLGVLLFETLTGRTPYPADTWEDLTVALETPEVPRLVGVPGLPPAVAEVCHRCLARNPRDRPTARQVGETLRDQLLPSDPQALTMLSPTVTLPTIVLPPAPAPVKEPAEELPAEWRPAHRPRRHILRNRIVVAAAASAVAVLVAVLVRGTLGDPTSPPQGRLATAPAEATTAPPVAATPTTPAPTPSPDARPLAPPESQPPPTQAERPTVREAMTTIDQLITEGLNSGGIRRDAGQDLRNLVHNLESRLVSGPTDLTEPVRDLREKVSRRVLEGSITREYGDALDAALAQLSTADQG
- a CDS encoding ABC transporter ATP-binding protein — encoded protein: MVAIAVDRLTKVFPDGTVAVDGVSFEAASGEFLVLLGPTGCGKSTILRLVAGLEQETSGHVLIDGRVVDEMSARDRKVAMVFQDYALYPHLTVAQNIGFPLRVGHHAVAGVDARVAKVAEHLGVTDLLHRLPGHLSGGQRQRVAMARAIVREPQAFLLDEPLSNLDAGLRAELRTDVAALARRLAVTTLYVTHDQTEAMTMADRVAVLRRGVLQQIGPPAEVYGDPATLFVAAFLGTPRTNLLQGAIYVDGDRAVIDLGSQVLELPSAGALAGHHNDRVTVAVRADALRPVAEADGPALRGSVRLVENLGHEALVHLDTGIVPTPLADSQLEHPDTHLVDAVGEDPPPGHPFRQALARMMPHGRTESQPATARTEYGFYPVYDPESSDQPPVLSDVVVRVPAPVLPRRGDSMTVAVELDKLLLFDRSGARIRFS
- a CDS encoding Os1348 family NHLP clan protein, whose amino-acid sequence is MSDFDAVLERLVTDQAFAAALAADPASALAGYRLSPDEIQLLHSQAGGEAVEQRTVEVRANQSSLFGMLSPLAGMAGSLGGIGDRLADGADGIGQAGAPQPAEGFGPVQAHSAFGPAGQAEFGPAGQGVFGPAGHGGFGPVVPEGQAGFGEALPEYPVGHGELGPATPHGGAGPVGTVYTGGLYQGGGLSGFGDEIGDALDGAGRGQGAAGDFEVPEGYRTGVDMDGDGHDDKHILRGRADGGVDILVDRDRDGNVDIIGHDDDADGHVESAEYDKDGDGYFERVRYDDNQDGWLDRTVKRTPPEEEIGRHLRRS